The following coding sequences are from one Maniola hyperantus chromosome 7, iAphHyp1.2, whole genome shotgun sequence window:
- the LOC117983705 gene encoding serine protease inhibitor 77Ba-like: MAKLFKIVLLACFFTLVFGTYCNDENALAFSKRPTYEFSVRFLDRVAQETNYHFVFSPLSTWLQLMSLAEGARGSTQSEIWKVTRHHRMKCLRRKFREILNSMDEELSFMTKRTNVIVIDKLLDVKESFINEVRKTNTTKIFSLNFNNPAQAAAKINEAIDMDMNDIDSAFDANDFNLTVLLMTDTAYFKSDWLKPFNPVYTSKETFYSEQKVAIGKVRLMHQEENFNLTEVPLINARVLELPFNTSNRISILIFLPIEGTVNDLFYNLKSIRLTTIFNRFKAEGTKFVKVKLPRFKITSELRNIPELVYDMGVKRMFYPELADFGGITDYPVYASLMTQIADLEITEQSARASIMPDTIRIPDDSMQTFSADSPFAYLIVDRFTEVILFGGMYRHPSIY; the protein is encoded by the coding sequence atggCAAAGCTTTTCAAAATAGTTTTGTTGGCGTGTTTTTTCACACTAGTTTTTGGAACATACTGCAACGACGAAAACGCTTTAGCTTTCTCCAAGCGTCCCACGTATGAATTCTCCGTAAGATTTTTGGACAGGGTAGCTCAAGAGACGAACTACCATTTTGTGTTCTCACCGTTATCTACTTGGCTTCAATTGATGTCTTTGGCCGAAGGAGCGAGAGGTTCGACACAAAGTGAAATATGGAAAGTGACAAGACATCATCGCATGAAATGTTTAAGACGAAAGTTCAGGGAAATTCTCAATTCAATGGACGAAGAATTGAGTTTCATGACAAAAAGGACCAATGTTATCGTCATCGACAAATTATTAGACGTGAAAGAATCCTTTATTAACGAAGTGAGGAAAACAAACACGACGAAGATTTTTTCATTAAACTTCAATAACCCTGCGCAAGCTGCGGCGAAAATAAACGAAGCTATCGATATGGATATGAACGACATTGATAGTGCATTTGATGCCAATGACTTTAATTTAACTGTTTTACTAATGACTGACACTGCTTACTTTAAAAGTGATTGGTTGAAACCTTTTAACCCCGTGTACACTTCAAAGGAGACGTTTTATTCGGAACAAAAAGTGGCTATCGGCAAAGTGAGGTTGATGCACCAAGAAGAAAACTTCAATTTAACAGAAGTACCGCTTATTAATGCTAGAGTTTTAGAGTTGCCATTTAACACGAGTAACAGAATCTCTATCCTTATTTTCTTACCGATTGAAGGCACAGTGAATGATTTGTTTTATAATCTAAAAAGTATACGGCTGACGACAATTTTTAATCGTTTCAAAGCGGAAGGAACGAAATTCGTGAAAGTCAAATTGCCAAGATTTAAAATAACGTCCGAGTTGCGAAACATTCCAGAATTGGTTTACGATATGGGTGTAAAAAGGATGTTCTACCCGGAGTTGGCAGACTTTGGTGGTATAACTGATTATCCAGTGTATGCGTCCTTGATGACCCAAATTGCTGACTTGGAAATAACAGAACAAAGTGCACGAGCAAGTATTATGCCTGATACTATACGGATACCTGACGACAGTATGCAGACTTTCAGTGCAGACAGCCCGTTTGCGTACCTTATTGTTGACAGATTTACTGAGGTCATACTTTTCGGTGGAATGTATCGTCACCCTTCTATTTATTAA
- the LOC117983787 gene encoding uncharacterized protein isoform X2 — protein sequence MTRELELEDDMKEYWGFYLLQGSTVTVSACVRWPGASLIMIKGYKHLQECAYIGDDSSEELDELIESYRQGLMSNATLLDKINQLNKEDGKANDPGTMKRHKPGVSFHDPNQTANVTSSDNVPTNDVTDHDPKELRQILERLHALRQAAKMESAKHYTPPSHLMALPALHRYRDTNVDRDERRWLTFKDIDSNISEHTKIKTNKTTENAENPHIKTVNQTSNKGMKNFTNANIQKDLDQSSRDNLINSISNHKRYDKRTIKNGIKNNTEAILITMDQNSKEEPNSKEVFEEMLRQLQGLGDRGKRVLARLHETMGVAYQDQPTDAATQSEEDLDHLRSVLVEAIDEEKTKTLRQQKRRQAREDARHKRELLLGQIQLQKQFNEDDEARDLAAEEGLEPDGFAEHHNHINETTAFDMSNSEFWSSFSSSEEALLECAGLILNLPLTPHPSCQPAASESESLTAARANALTYRVPANGYYFFVFNSENEVQRNYIRARFDLQKTRYDIARTTLRECRNSTERCDLSLDIFSSQKVVLELPLRNNDSLWNEQFVIVSECEPRTSVYLTCVIAVPILILLFAFQ from the exons ATGACCAGGGAGCTGGAGCTTGAGGACGACATGAAGGAGTACTGGGGGTTCTACTTGCTGCAGGGGTCCACCGTCACCGTGTCGGCTTGCGTCAG ATGGCCAGGCGCCTCCCTGATCATGATAAAGGGTTACAAGCACCTGCAAGAGTGCGCCTACATCGGGGACGACTCCTCTGAGGAGCTGGACGAGCTGATCGAGAGCTACAGGCAGGGGCTGATGAGCAACGCCACGCTGCTGGACAAGATCAACCAGCTCAACAAAGAAGATGGGAAAGCCAATGATCCTG GTACTATGAAGAGACATAAACCTGGAGTATCTTTCCATGATCCAAATCAGACGGCGAATGTGACGTCATCCGACAATGTTCCCACTAATGACGTCACAGACCATGATCCAAAG GAGCTTCGCCAGATCCTGGAAAGGCTGCACGCGCTCCGACAAGCAGCTAAGATGGAGTCAGCGAAGCACTACACCCCGCCTTCCCACCTCATGGCTCTGCCGGCTCTGCATCGATACAGAGACACCAACGTCGATAGAGATGAGAGAAGATGGCTGACTTTTAAAG ATATAGACTCGAATATCAGCGAGCATACCAAGATTAAAACAAATAAGACGACAGAAAATGCAGAAAATCCACATATTAAAACCGTTAATCAAACTTCGAATAAAGGAATGAAAAACTTTACTAATGCGAATATTCAAAAGGATTTAGATCAAAGTAGTAGAGATAATCTTATCAACTCTATATCCAATCATAAAAGATATGataaaagaacaataaaaaaTGGAATTAAGAATAATACTGAAGCAATACTTATTACGATGGATCAG AATAGTAAAGAAGAGCCGAACTCGAAAGAAGTGTTCGAGGAAATGTTGAGACAGCTGCAGGGTTTGGGAGATAGAGGGAAGCGAGTGCTGGCGCGACTGCATGAGACCATGGGAGTGGCATATCAAGATCAG CCCACAGATGCAGCAACGCAAAGCGAAGAAGATTTGGATCATTTGCGCAGTGTGTTGGTGGAAGCCATTGACGAGGAGAAGACCAAAACACTGAGACAGC AAAAACGCAGACAAGCAAGAGAAGATGCAAGGCACAAGCGGGAGCTACTACTCGGACAAATCCAGCTTCAGAAACAGTTTAACGAAGATGACGAGGCGAGGGACTTAGCGGCTGAAGAG GGTCTGGAACCAGACGGTTTCGCGGAGCACCACAACCACATAAACGAAACAACTGCCTTCGACATGTCCAACTCGGAGTTCTGGTCGTCCTTCTCCAGCAGCGAGGAAGCTCTGCTGGAGTGCGCTGGACTGATACTGAATCTGCCGCTGACTCCTCACCCTTCATGCCAGCCTGCTGCTTCTGAATCTGAGAGCCTTACCGCGGCTAGGGCTAATGCTTTAACTTACAG AGTGCCAGCTAACGGCTACTACTTCTTCGTGTTCAACTCGGAGAACGAGGTGCAGAGGAACTACATACGCGCGCGCTTCGACCTGCAGAAGACGCGCTACGACATCGCACGCACTACCCTGAGGGAATGCCGCAACAGCACCGAACGGTGTGACCTGTCCCTCGACATATTCTCCAGCCAAAAG GTCGTGCTGGAACTGCCACTGAGGAATAACGACTCGCTTTGGAACGAGCAGTTCGTCATAGTGTCGGAGTGCGAGCCTCGGACGTCAGTGTACCTCACCTGTGTCATTGCTGTACCGATTTTGATACTCTTGTTTGCATTTCAATAG
- the LOC117983676 gene encoding serine protease inhibitor-like: MAKTVFLLFIAFIPYVLTQCTLETAEPRFKRSVYEFSIELLTRLAQEKEIHFVSSTLSTWTLLSSTSLGAGEPTLTEMRQVLNLHKLKCFNYKYLELAKSITVNNETDVVVERSSAIFVDDKIPIYESFKRKIRTAATTFESRAFDDADMAAQRINSFVSYTTHDVIDEIVSPADLEDVLFIIIDAIFFKGTWKTPFPYENTDVGAFYNERGAQVGQVNSMFVTASFNYREAPKLKAEILEIPYGSGRRYSMLVFLPLKDESVYTVIDNLKLISLKTIQNLFDEVGPTQLAVSFPRFKITSDHNNLKELLEDMGLKTMFDSSKAQFTNLSDYPLYVSNFIQKADIEVTEEGTVAAAVTEEEFSFRSGPRQFNVNKPFLFMIVDKKVEVPLFVGAYSKPSIF; encoded by the coding sequence ATGGCGAAAACAgtattccttttatttattgcatttattCCTTATGTTCTCACTCAATGTACATTGGAAACGGCAGAGCCGCGATTTAAAAGGTCAGTGTACGAATTTTCGATAGAGCTGTTGACGAGACTCGCCCAGGAGAAGGAGATTCATTTCGTGTCATCAACTCTGTCGACATGGACCCTACTGTCGAGCACCTCGCTGGGCGCTGGGGAGCCAACCCTCACCGAAATGCGGCAGGTCCTCAACCTACATAAACTTAAGTGTTTCAACTACAAATATTTGGAACTCGCAAAGTCCATCACAGTCAACAATGAAACCGATGTGGTCGTAGAGAGAAGCTCAGCAATATTCGTCGACGACAAAATCCCAATCTATGAATCGTTCAAAAGAAAAATTAGGACGGCAGCTACCACTTTCGAAAGCCGAGCTTTCGACGATGCCGACATGGCCGCCCAAAGGATAAACAGCTTCGTAAGCTACACGACGCATGACGTGATAGACGAAATTGTGTCCCCAGCGGATCTAGAAgacgtattatttattataatcgaTGCCATATTTTTCAAAGGCACGTGGAAAACCCCGTTCCCTTACGAGAACACCGATGTGGGAGCTTTTTACAACGAGAGAGGAGCTCAAGTCGGCCAGGTTAACTCGATGTTTGTTACCGCATCGTTCAACTACAGGGAAGCACCTAAATTAAAAGCAGAAATCCTGGAAATTCCGTACGGTAGCGGCAGGAGGTATTCAATGTTGGTCTTTCTTCCACTAAAAGACGAGTCCGTGTACACAGTAATCGATAACCTTAAACTAATAAGTTTGAAGACTATACAAAATTTATTCGATGAAGTCGGTCCCACTCAACTGGCAGTTTCTTTTCCTCGATTTAAGATAACTTCAGATCATAATAACTTGAAGGAATTGTTAGAGGATATGGGCCTGAAGACGATGTTCGACAGCAGTAAAGCGCAGTTTACTAATTTATCCGACTACCCTCTATACGTCTCCAATTTTATCCAAAAAGCTGACATAGAAGTGACCGAAGAAGGCACGGTCGCGGCTGCGGTGACCGAAGAGGAGTTCTCGTTCAGAAGTGGCCCCCGTCAATTCAATGTCAACAAACCATTCCTGTTCATGATTGTAGATAAAAAGGTTGAAGTGCCTTTATTCGTTGGTGCCTATTCGAAACCGagcatattttga
- the LOC138402583 gene encoding uncharacterized protein yields MSCKLDSVTNREWETHRNKLKDSPTLDIFLKFISNTANVLETLDTTKQDTNKQDNTKHIVVNHKPKSLLASTKSITPPAVTENVALSANNQSHDSSFTTSTVLLSTALVKVLDSNGQSHAARILLDNGSTTNFVTKDFCRKLNLNTVSAKYKVTGINNQALCGTESCSVTFESYIGCFRTGIDCIVLPIITTPQPSTNIKLQDLQIPSGICLADPSFHIPSTIDILVGADIFWSVIGTNRICLGKNKPTLFETQLGWIVSGTVRTNSKNDNICMLSSNLDFDLSRFWELDSISSKHNLTPEERACEEHFMKTTKRKPDGRFIVSLPLKESPEVLGDSYQMAKSRFLSLERKLARDSNMRQLYVEFMKEYLTLDHMTEQKTLNNKACYLPHHGVLKESRTTTKLRVVYDASAATKSGKSLNDILRVGPTVQDDLLSILLHFRQHKLKGTTVQPIMGQLPEQRAQLEFPFLSTGVDYAGPVIIANHKGRGCGDGVARVADIKTKKGIIRRAFNNICPLPTSLEDTSTPGVCSG; encoded by the exons ATGTCTTGTAAATTAGACAGTGTTACCAACAGAGAATGGGAAACTCATAGGAACAAATTAAAGGATTCTCCAaccttagatatttttttaaaatttatttccaaTACAGCTAATGTTTTGGAGACTCTTGACACTACTAAACAGGATACCAATAAACAGGATAATACTAAACACATTGTGGTGAATCATAAACCTAAAAGTCTTCTTGCTTCTACGA AATCCATTACTCCTCCTGCTGTCACTGAAAACGTAGCCTTATCAGCCAATAATCAATCACATGACTCCTCGTTTACAACTTCAACTGTTTTACTTTCCACAGCCTTGGTTAAGGTACTTGATAGCAACGGGCAGTCGCATGCTGCCAGAATCTTGCTAGACAATGGGAGTACTACCAATTTTGTAACGAAGGACTTTTGCAGAAAGCTGAATCTCAATACGGTTTCAGCCAAATATAAAGTAACTGGTATAAATAATCAAGCTCTGTGTGGTACAGAGTCTTGTTCAGTTACATTCGAGTCTTATATTGGTTGTTTTAGGACAGGTATTGATTGTATTGTTCTGCCAATCATTACCACTCCACAACCATCGACAAACATTAAATTGCAAGATTTACAAATACCCTCAGGAATTTGCTTAGCAGATCCTTCATTCCATATTCCATCCACTATAGATATTTTAGTAGGAGCTGATATATTTTGGAGTGTGATCGGCACCAATCGCATCTGTCTAGGTAAAAATAAACCTACTCTTTTTGAAACACAGTTAGGATGGATTGTCTCTGGTACAGTGCGAACAAATAGTAAGAACGATAACATATGCATGCTAAGCAGTAACTTAGATTTTGATCTGTCACGCTTCTGGGAGTTAGATTCCATATCTTCTAAGCATAATTTAACCCCAGAAGAACGAGCGTGTGAGGAACATTTCATGAAGACCACTAAACGCAAACCTGATGGACGTTTTATTGTCTCATTGCCTCTGAAGGAATCACCTGAAGTTTTAGGAGATTCGTATCAAATGGCTAAGAGCAGATTTCTATCTTTGGAACGCAAGTTGGCGAGAGATTCCAACATGAGACAACTTTATGTGGAATTCATGAAAGAATATCTGACCCTCGATCACATGACAGAACAAAAAACTCTTAACAATAAAGCTTGTTATTTACCTCATCATGGTGTTTTAAAAGAATCCCGCACAACCACAAAGCTCCGCGTCGTTTACGATGCGTCCGCAGCTACCAAGTCTGGAAAGTCGCTAAACGACATTCTAAGAGTTGGGCCAACAGTACAAGACGATTTACTGTCTATACTGCTGCATTTTAGACAACATAA ACTCAAGGGTACAACAGTTCAACCCATCATGGGTCAATTGCCTGAACAGCGAGCACAATTAGAATTTCCTTTTCTCAGCACAGGTGTAGACTATGCCGGGCCAGTGATAATAGCTAATCATAAAGGCAGAGGAT